The segment TACATGAACGCTGGAGCCTATGGCCAAGAAATCAAAACCTGCTGCACGCAAGTCACCGTTCTTGACAGCGACGGAAACATTCGCGAAATTTCTAACGCCGACTGCGCCTTCGGGTATAGACAAAGTATTTTCCAGAAGAACAAGGCCATCATCCTCTCGGCGACATTCCAGTTCCCCGCCGCCAGCGCAGAAGGCAAGACTGTCGCTGACCTCGAAGCGGAACTCGCCGAATGCATGGCCAAGCGCAAAGCAAGCCAGCCGCTCAACATGCCGAACGCAGGCTCCACCTTCAAGCGCCTCGAGCATGGCACCGCCGACATGCCGCAACAAATCGCGCCGGGCTATTACATTGAACAAGCGGGCCTCAAGGGTTACCGCATCGGCGGAGCCGAGGTCAGCACCGTGCACGCAAACTTCATCGTAAACGCAGGCGGCGCTACCGCCAATGACATCAAGCAATTAAGCGAATACGTTCAGCAGAAAGTCGCCGAGAAATTCGGGATTGAGTTGAAGCGCGAAATTATTCTGCTCGGAGAATTTTAGTCTTCTGCGACGGGTTGCTTTTCCGGCACCGGATCAAAGCGATTCAAGATTCGCGTGACAACGGCGTAAACAATGCCGCCCGTGAGCCCACCGGACAAGTCAGCCACCAAGTCAAGCACGCTGCTGTCGCGGCCTTCCACAAAACTCTGGTGGTATTCGTCGGTACAGCCGTAAATCAAAGCGAGTACACCTACCACAAGCACACGCAGCCACTGGCGCTTGGACCATTCGCCCCGAGTCCAGAGCATGGCATAGCAGCCGGCAAGCGTTGCGTATTCGCAAAAGTGGGCCAGTTTATCCCAAATATGCGGAAAATCCTGCAGCTGTTCATTCGTCAGCGAAGAAATCTTAAAAATGATCGCCATGCAGAGCACGCAGGGCACCGCTCTAAAGAAGGGGTATTTGTCAAATAGCGATTCAAACATCTTAGGTATGAGGTCGCGCCTTTGGCGCTTTGAGGTATGGGCCCAAAGATAGAAAAAGAGAGCATCTTCAAAAGTCTACATTATTTCTAAATTTGAATCCATGAAAGCAATTACCTTGAAAGCCGGACGCGAAAAGTCCGCACTGCGTTATCACCCCTGGATTTTTAGCGGAGCCGTTGACGAAGTCATCGGCGACCCGGAACTTGGCGACACCGTTGAAGTTTACAGCTACAAGAGCGACTTTCTGGGTCTTGCGGCGTACTCGCCCAAGTCCCAGATCCGCGGGCGCTTCTGGACGTTCGGCGAAAAGGCAAACATTGACCGCGAATTTTTTAGCGACTTGCTCGACCGCGCGATCGCTGCACGCAAGAGCCGCGGCTTTGACATCGATGACAAGGAATCCGCATTCCGTCTGATTAACGCCGAGAACGACGGCATTCCAGGCTGCATTATCGACAAATACGCCGACATTTATTCCGTGGAAATCTTGGCCGCCGGCGCTGAAGTCCACCGCAAAGACATTTATGAACTGCTCGCCGAAAAGACGCACTGCCGCGGCATCTACGAACGCTGCGATTCTGACGTGCGCAAAAAAGAAGGCCTGCAGCTGCGTACCGGTTGCGTCTACGGCGAAGTGCCCGATGAACCTGTCATCATCAACGAAAACGGAATTCTCTTCCCCATTGACGTGAAGAATGGCCACAAGACCGGTTACTATCTGGACCAGCGCGACGCCCGACGCCGCATTGGTGAAATTTCCAAGGGCAAGAAAGTTCTGAACTGTTTCTGCTATACCGGCGGCTTCGGGCTTTACGCTCTCCGCGGCGGTTGCGAAAAAGTTTATCAGGTGGATGTTTCCAAGGACGCTCTCAAGCTCGCCAAGGAAGGCATCATGCGCAACAAGCTCAGCACCGCCCACGCCACCCATGTGGAAGCCGACGTGTTCCAGTACCTGCGCAAGTGCCGCGACAAGGCCGAAACCTTCGACCTCATCGTGCTGGACCCGCCCAAGTTCGTGGAAAGCAAGGACAACCTGCAGAAGGGCGCCCGCGGCTACAAGGACATTAACTTGCTCGCCATGAAGCTTTTGGCCGAAGGCGGCATGCTCGCGACCTTTAGCTGCTCGGGCCTCATGGAAATGGACTTGTTCCAGAAGATTATCGCGGATGCCGCCGCCGATGCGAGACGGCGCGTTCAAATCATTGAACGCTTCGGCCAACCCGCCGACCACCCCGTGAATACGGCCTTCCCCGAAGGACAATACCTGAAGGGATTGCTCGTTCAAGTTGTGTAACACTTCCGGGGGGAAGGGGAAACAATGAGGCATTTTCATTTAAAAGCTTTGCTGGCGGGATTCTCTTGCGCGGTCCTTTTTACGGGCTGTTCCAACCCAATCTACAGGCAAGGCAACCTGACGCAAGGCACCTTCGAAATCGGCGTTCCCGACAACTTTACCGGTGTCGGCAAAGAACTCCCGAACAACTCTTCGATCAAAGGATTTTCTCTTTCGCTCAACTATACTACGAAAGACGAAATGAAAATGAAGGATGTCCACAACGCCGAACTGAAAGAAAGCGACATTGACCCCTTAGTTTCCGACGATGACGACTATACCATCATGTCGAGAACCAAGATCAAGGACTTCCGCTACAAGCGAAACCGCTTCCCCGTCTCATTTGCTTTCACTCACCTGTTCAAATCGAGTAACGCCTTGTCAGGTGGTTATTCCATCGGGTTTGATCCCGGCCTATACGCGCGCGTCTCTGGCGGAATCAACAAGGAACATTTCGAAGTGGGCGCTTACTTTGACTTAGGACTCTACGACCTAGGCGATGTTTCTTTTGACTACTACGAATGCACCACCTATACGAAAAGCACGGGCTGCACCGAAACATCTGAAGTCAAGCATTTCAAAGAAAAGAACGTATGGCAAGTTCGCCTTGGCGGCGGAGCCTACACCTCTTTCTACTGGAACAGTTTCGCCCTCTCCTACTCGCCGATGATCTACTTGCCCGCCATCGAGCAGGATTTCGGTTTCAGGACACGCGTTGACTTACCCTTCGTGTTGAGCCAATACATCGGCGCCTCCAAGTGGATCAACAACCACTGGAAAGTTTCTCTCGGAGCAACTCTCCTCAGCAGTCTCTACTTTAACGGCGGAGTCTACCCGACCGCCAACACATCGCTTGGATATTGGTTCTAGTTTTACTTCTTGAACCGTTTGACATCAAAGCGCTTGCCGTCGCTTACCGCGATATGGTACAAACCGACGGGCAACGAACTTACATTCAACGCAACTCCGTACATAATCTGCTTGCGCATGACTTCACGGCCCTGCAAATCCAGAACGCGAACCGTCGCGCCATTCTTGAAGGCACTTGCCAGTTCTACAAACAACTGGCCGTCGGCGTAATGCACCGAAGTTCCGTACACGTTTGCGAAATTGCCTAGATTCGGGAGCGCAGTCTTGCCGGTGTCAGTTACAGACGTATCTTTCTTCGTCGTATCCTTCGAGGGAACAACATCGTCCTTGCCGAGCAGGCGCCACATCTGGTTCCATTCCCAGTCATCGGCCCAACTCTGCACCACGCGTTCGCCATCCGTGGTCGCACG is part of the uncultured Fibrobacter sp. genome and harbors:
- a CDS encoding class I SAM-dependent methyltransferase, which translates into the protein MKAITLKAGREKSALRYHPWIFSGAVDEVIGDPELGDTVEVYSYKSDFLGLAAYSPKSQIRGRFWTFGEKANIDREFFSDLLDRAIAARKSRGFDIDDKESAFRLINAENDGIPGCIIDKYADIYSVEILAAGAEVHRKDIYELLAEKTHCRGIYERCDSDVRKKEGLQLRTGCVYGEVPDEPVIINENGILFPIDVKNGHKTGYYLDQRDARRRIGEISKGKKVLNCFCYTGGFGLYALRGGCEKVYQVDVSKDALKLAKEGIMRNKLSTAHATHVEADVFQYLRKCRDKAETFDLIVLDPPKFVESKDNLQKGARGYKDINLLAMKLLAEGGMLATFSCSGLMEMDLFQKIIADAAADARRRVQIIERFGQPADHPVNTAFPEGQYLKGLLVQVV
- the murB gene encoding UDP-N-acetylmuramate dehydrogenase is translated as MQILENELMSKHTSFKVGGSARYYVKAETIQDLQNALEMTREKGLPSFILGNGTNLLVSDKGFEGVVITLAGEFSAIEDLGNGAFKVGAATPLGRFARSVLKQGFAGIHKLAGIPGTLGGAIYMNAGAYGQEIKTCCTQVTVLDSDGNIREISNADCAFGYRQSIFQKNKAIILSATFQFPAASAEGKTVADLEAELAECMAKRKASQPLNMPNAGSTFKRLEHGTADMPQQIAPGYYIEQAGLKGYRIGGAEVSTVHANFIVNAGGATANDIKQLSEYVQQKVAEKFGIELKREIILLGEF
- a CDS encoding VanZ family protein: MAIIFKISSLTNEQLQDFPHIWDKLAHFCEYATLAGCYAMLWTRGEWSKRQWLRVLVVGVLALIYGCTDEYHQSFVEGRDSSVLDLVADLSGGLTGGIVYAVVTRILNRFDPVPEKQPVAED